One genomic segment of Desulfomicrobium sp. ZS1 includes these proteins:
- a CDS encoding prephenate dehydrogenase/arogenate dehydrogenase family protein, whose translation MSLSPASAIVVIGAKGQMGARFVRSFREAGNPVTEFDHPLDLGRLPGAVRKAALVLLCVPITAMKDVVALVAPHLTQTTILADICSVKVQPLHDMLAQTTTPVVGTHPLFGPETLDTELRIAVTPGRSQEATDNLSRCFRDLGFSPFTTTADEHDKAMAYIQGLNFVTTVAYLCASPLENGIERFFTPSFGRRVEAATKMITQDAPLFSTMFEANPHSLEAVRMFRSYLNVAAGGDLELLSQKALWWWRKQHDAGGPAS comes from the coding sequence ATGAGTCTTAGCCCTGCATCGGCCATCGTGGTCATCGGCGCCAAGGGTCAGATGGGAGCGCGCTTCGTGCGCAGCTTTCGCGAAGCGGGCAACCCCGTGACCGAATTCGACCATCCCCTGGACCTGGGCAGGCTGCCCGGCGCCGTACGGAAGGCCGCCCTTGTCCTCTTGTGCGTACCCATCACGGCGATGAAGGATGTCGTCGCGCTGGTGGCCCCGCATCTCACGCAGACGACAATTCTGGCCGACATCTGCTCGGTCAAGGTCCAGCCCCTGCATGACATGCTGGCCCAGACCACAACGCCCGTGGTTGGCACCCATCCACTTTTCGGCCCCGAGACACTTGACACGGAGCTGCGAATTGCCGTAACTCCAGGACGTAGCCAGGAAGCGACCGATAATCTATCAAGATGCTTCCGTGATCTGGGATTTTCCCCGTTCACCACAACGGCCGATGAGCATGACAAAGCCATGGCCTACATCCAAGGACTCAATTTCGTGACAACCGTCGCTTACCTCTGTGCTTCCCCTCTGGAAAACGGAATCGAGCGTTTTTTCACGCCCTCGTTCGGACGACGCGTGGAGGCGGCCACGAAAATGATCACCCAGGACGCACCCCTCTTCTCCACCATGTTTGAAGCAAATCCCCACAGCCTCGAAGCGGTCCGCATGTTCCGCTCGTACCTGAACGTCGCCGCCGGCGGCGATCTGGAACTCTTGAGCCAGAAGGCTCTTTGGTGGTGGCGCAAGCAGCATGACGCAGGGGGACCCGCTTCCTGA
- a CDS encoding Lon protease family protein, whose protein sequence is MKTIPELKVRQLKIEPDPRKILRSTDIRDNVNAVCLFQPRARKALEMGLSIPGMEYNVYVAGEPGLGRTYLVENFLLPQAQAGTTPPDLVYLNNFDNPDKPLLVSLTPGRGKILKENLQRIVKRLRRDLPRHFEQASYLRLQNKLFTKLALVRDDLMDRMDEAAQKKGFSLNIDDSGAVSLTPLVEGKVLSSEEFERLESSQKKVIKDQSSAVLNTIADLSRLVNKSEQEFRAKEVQLAQEHAASLVDRLLMPIHKKFAENKILKKYFESFKEDILENLPHYQGRQEREPRNGPEQPGEGLSDSFFGRYDVNLFVDNSEVTGAPVVKEINPGFFNLLGCVERETEWGTYYTDFSLIKAGAIHRANGGFLILRVDDLLNHPAAWEGLLRCLRTKQSSLDDPTDHYDMLRTRTISPDPIPLSLKVLLIGDDETYELLYMHDERFRKIFKLKAHIQDTVERTPESITGYAQALDRAGRETGLRGFTKDAYAELVNYSTRMAEDRERLSLHFSHLREIMIESNALAISQDKRIIDAGIVKLALDEREYRTNLYQEEFLREYDRRSIKVLTQGQGVGVANGLSVTQVGDYVMGLPHQISCTVGVGHGGIMDLEREAELGGPIHTKGMMILKSYFVNLFARNKPLVLTGSLCFEQSYAQVDGDSASGAELAALLSALSNVPIRLDLAFTGAISQSGAIMAVGGVTHKVEGFFEVCRRRGLTGQQGVLLPRDNIVHLVLRDNVLQAIKDGQFHIHPVSTIEEAMEFLTGTRAGERLKDGRFSPNSIYAAVDERLTELAVLAEKKCAMPRRKSIKKAGS, encoded by the coding sequence ATGAAAACCATCCCTGAACTCAAAGTCCGCCAGCTCAAGATCGAGCCGGATCCACGCAAAATCCTGCGCAGCACCGACATCCGCGACAACGTCAACGCCGTGTGCCTTTTCCAGCCCCGGGCCCGCAAGGCCCTGGAGATGGGCCTCTCCATACCTGGCATGGAATACAATGTTTATGTTGCCGGAGAACCGGGACTCGGCCGGACTTATCTTGTTGAAAACTTTCTTCTTCCCCAGGCCCAGGCCGGCACGACGCCACCAGACCTCGTCTATCTGAACAATTTCGACAACCCCGACAAGCCGCTTCTGGTCAGCCTTACACCCGGTCGGGGGAAAATCCTCAAAGAGAACCTGCAGCGCATCGTCAAGCGTCTTCGCCGCGACCTGCCGCGTCACTTCGAGCAGGCCAGCTATCTCCGACTGCAGAACAAGCTCTTCACCAAACTGGCCCTGGTACGAGACGACCTGATGGACAGAATGGATGAAGCCGCCCAGAAAAAGGGATTCAGCCTGAACATCGACGACTCCGGGGCGGTTTCGCTGACACCGCTGGTGGAAGGCAAAGTCCTCAGTTCGGAAGAATTCGAACGTCTTGAGTCATCCCAGAAAAAAGTCATCAAGGATCAAAGCAGCGCCGTGCTGAACACCATTGCGGACCTTTCGCGGCTGGTCAACAAAAGTGAGCAGGAATTCCGGGCCAAGGAAGTGCAGTTGGCGCAAGAACATGCCGCGAGTCTCGTGGACCGCCTGCTCATGCCGATCCACAAAAAATTCGCCGAAAACAAAATTCTTAAGAAATATTTCGAGTCCTTCAAAGAAGACATCCTCGAAAACCTGCCCCATTACCAGGGCCGGCAGGAGCGTGAACCGCGCAACGGCCCGGAGCAGCCGGGCGAGGGCCTGTCGGACTCTTTCTTTGGGCGCTATGATGTCAACCTCTTTGTGGACAATTCCGAAGTCACCGGCGCGCCAGTGGTCAAGGAGATCAACCCCGGTTTTTTCAACCTCCTCGGCTGTGTGGAGCGTGAAACGGAATGGGGCACCTACTACACGGATTTCTCCCTGATCAAGGCCGGGGCGATACACCGGGCCAACGGTGGGTTTCTCATACTGCGCGTGGACGACCTCTTGAACCACCCCGCCGCCTGGGAAGGCCTGCTGCGCTGCCTGCGCACCAAACAGTCGAGCCTTGACGACCCCACGGATCATTACGACATGCTGCGCACCCGCACCATCAGCCCGGACCCGATCCCGCTTTCCCTCAAGGTGCTGCTTATCGGTGACGACGAGACATACGAACTGCTCTACATGCACGACGAACGGTTCAGGAAGATATTCAAGCTCAAGGCTCATATCCAGGACACCGTGGAACGCACGCCTGAATCCATCACCGGATATGCCCAGGCCCTGGACCGCGCCGGACGCGAAACCGGCCTGCGCGGATTCACGAAAGACGCTTACGCCGAGCTTGTGAACTACTCGACCCGCATGGCCGAAGACAGGGAACGACTGTCGCTGCATTTCTCGCACTTACGCGAAATCATGATCGAATCCAATGCATTGGCCATCAGCCAGGACAAGCGCATCATCGACGCCGGCATCGTCAAGCTGGCTCTGGATGAACGAGAGTACCGGACCAATCTCTACCAAGAGGAATTCCTGCGGGAATACGACCGCAGATCCATCAAGGTCCTCACCCAGGGGCAGGGAGTCGGCGTGGCCAACGGCCTGTCCGTGACCCAGGTCGGGGATTACGTCATGGGTCTGCCCCATCAGATATCCTGTACGGTAGGCGTGGGTCACGGCGGCATCATGGACCTGGAACGGGAGGCCGAACTGGGCGGGCCCATTCATACCAAGGGCATGATGATCCTCAAGAGCTATTTCGTGAACCTCTTTGCCCGCAACAAACCGCTCGTGCTGACCGGCAGTCTCTGCTTTGAACAAAGCTACGCCCAGGTCGACGGAGACTCGGCATCCGGCGCGGAGCTGGCCGCCCTGCTCTCCGCCCTCTCAAACGTGCCGATCCGTCTCGACCTGGCCTTCACCGGGGCCATCTCCCAGTCGGGGGCCATCATGGCCGTGGGCGGGGTCACGCACAAGGTGGAGGGCTTTTTTGAGGTTTGCAGAAGACGCGGCCTCACCGGCCAGCAGGGAGTCCTGCTGCCCAGAGACAACATCGTGCATCTGGTGCTCAGGGACAATGTACTGCAGGCCATAAAGGACGGGCAGTTCCATATCCATCCCGTAAGCACCATCGAGGAGGCCATGGAGTTCCTGACCGGCACACGAGCGGGCGAGCGTTTGAAAGACGGCCGTTTTTCGCCGAACTCCATCTACGCGGCCGTGGATGAAAGGCTGACCGAGCTTGCGGTTCTGGCCGAAAAGAAATGCGCCATGCCCAGGCGAAAAAGCATAAAAAAAGCCGGATCCTAG
- a CDS encoding 2-amino-3,7-dideoxy-D-threo-hept-6-ulosonate synthase has protein sequence MNMGKSVRLERIFNRNTGRSIIVPLDHGTTVGPIEGLVDLRSTVNKVAEGGANAVLMHKGLPRCSHRGHGRDVGLIIHLSASTTLSPFPNAKILVGSVEDGIKLGADAVSVHLNLGDESERDMLRDMGQVASKCAEWGMPLLAMVYARGPKVKSEWDPATVAHCARLAEELGADVIKVVYTGDPESFSRVTEGCCIPIVIAGGPRMDSPRDILQMAHDSIVAGGAGLSMGRNIFQAEDPTRLVQALHAVVHMDYSVDQALALLEEPKL, from the coding sequence ATGAACATGGGAAAAAGCGTACGACTGGAGAGGATCTTCAACCGCAACACGGGCCGCAGCATCATCGTGCCCCTGGACCACGGGACCACGGTCGGCCCCATCGAAGGACTGGTCGACCTGCGCTCCACAGTGAACAAGGTGGCCGAAGGCGGAGCCAACGCGGTGCTCATGCACAAGGGCCTGCCGCGCTGCTCGCACCGGGGGCATGGCCGCGACGTGGGCCTCATCATCCATCTTTCGGCCAGCACCACGCTGTCCCCCTTCCCCAACGCCAAGATCCTGGTCGGCTCGGTGGAAGACGGGATCAAGCTCGGCGCGGATGCCGTGTCCGTGCACCTGAACCTCGGTGACGAGTCCGAGCGCGACATGCTACGCGACATGGGGCAGGTCGCCTCCAAGTGCGCCGAATGGGGCATGCCGCTCCTGGCCATGGTCTACGCCCGCGGCCCCAAGGTCAAATCCGAATGGGATCCGGCTACCGTGGCGCACTGCGCACGTCTGGCGGAGGAACTGGGCGCCGACGTGATCAAGGTCGTGTACACCGGCGATCCGGAATCCTTTTCCAGAGTGACCGAAGGCTGCTGCATTCCCATCGTCATCGCTGGCGGCCCGCGCATGGACTCTCCGCGCGACATTCTGCAGATGGCCCACGACTCCATTGTCGCAGGCGGCGCAGGCCTGTCCATGGGACGCAACATCTTCCAGGCCGAAGACCCGACCCGCCTGGTGCAGGCCTTGCACGCCGTGGTGCACATGGACTACTCCGTCGATCAGGCCCTGGCCCTGCTCGAAGAACCCAAACTCTAG
- a CDS encoding HAD-IIB family hydrolase, with translation MPFVSSCFESGFDIRALESLFADHGPRLAHMRDAASFAKDIAGSFSLSAEHAQLLIRSALLHDIGYAPALRRFDYHPLDGALFLADQEEHPWVTEGVLRHSWAGRKSGLDPAVSEQYAQRQPLSDAAWLVRAVTVADWRAAGVGGRVSFARRFQDIAIRNPHNPDKVRRAGIMVDEVRDGFLEWARDLAIDRPLPWVFCDVDNTLIRPGDRLSDSNKAAVKAYVAAGGAFSLATGKHPLSIAPLALELGLETTQVAGNGSCLLDKNGITVLDELGDAADALRAALESRGLPIAIYRPQGIETGGMWPASLDEIFDRYGEIRPTRTPLPGEALKILCIVDGDDLQREQELRLLASELGVDCCRSDRHFLEFLPKRGNKGQAARTVMEQAKWPVLHSLAVGDTENDEPLFALCGACAAVGNAGEWTRRGADWTIGQCADNGAGGFLDRLRLGHGWAGLRSGLIF, from the coding sequence ATGCCTTTCGTTTCGTCTTGCTTCGAGTCGGGTTTCGATATCCGAGCCCTGGAGTCCCTTTTTGCCGATCATGGGCCGCGTCTTGCGCACATGCGTGACGCCGCGTCTTTTGCGAAAGATATTGCCGGCAGTTTTTCCTTGTCTGCGGAACATGCGCAGTTGCTCATCCGGTCGGCCCTGTTGCATGACATCGGATACGCTCCGGCGCTACGTCGGTTTGACTATCATCCTCTGGACGGCGCCCTGTTCCTGGCCGATCAGGAGGAGCATCCGTGGGTCACGGAGGGCGTATTGCGCCATTCATGGGCGGGCCGGAAGTCTGGTCTGGATCCTGCCGTGAGCGAACAGTACGCGCAGCGCCAGCCTTTGTCAGATGCAGCCTGGCTGGTGCGGGCAGTGACCGTGGCCGATTGGCGTGCGGCGGGAGTGGGCGGGCGGGTCTCTTTTGCGCGCCGTTTCCAGGATATAGCCATCCGTAACCCGCACAATCCGGATAAGGTTCGCCGTGCCGGAATCATGGTGGACGAGGTGCGTGACGGGTTTTTGGAATGGGCCCGGGATCTGGCCATCGACCGCCCCCTGCCTTGGGTTTTTTGTGATGTGGACAACACGCTCATCCGTCCCGGGGACAGGCTCTCAGATTCGAACAAGGCCGCAGTCAAGGCCTATGTGGCGGCAGGCGGAGCCTTTTCCCTGGCCACGGGCAAGCATCCGCTCAGCATCGCCCCGCTGGCCCTGGAATTGGGGCTGGAGACGACTCAAGTGGCGGGCAACGGGTCGTGTCTGCTGGACAAGAATGGGATAACCGTTCTGGACGAACTCGGAGACGCGGCGGATGCATTGCGCGCCGCACTTGAGAGCAGGGGATTGCCCATTGCCATTTACCGACCGCAGGGTATCGAGACGGGAGGAATGTGGCCGGCATCCCTGGATGAGATTTTCGACCGCTACGGGGAAATAAGGCCCACGCGGACGCCCCTGCCGGGTGAGGCGCTGAAGATTCTGTGCATCGTGGACGGCGATGACCTGCAACGGGAGCAAGAGCTGCGTCTTCTGGCTTCGGAACTGGGCGTGGATTGCTGTCGCAGTGACCGGCATTTTCTGGAATTCTTGCCCAAGCGCGGCAACAAAGGGCAGGCCGCCCGCACCGTCATGGAACAGGCCAAATGGCCGGTGCTGCATTCCCTGGCCGTAGGCGATACGGAAAATGACGAGCCGCTCTTTGCCCTTTGCGGGGCCTGTGCCGCCGTGGGCAATGCCGGAGAGTGGACGCGGCGCGGCGCGGACTGGACCATCGGACAGTGCGCGGACAACGGCGCGGGAGGATTTCTGGATCGGCTTCGCCTTGGCCATGGATGGGCCGGGCTGCGGTCAGGGTTGATCTTCTAA
- a CDS encoding 3-dehydroquinate synthase II family protein, producing MKKVLFSGVPFDKGEITLALESGVDAVIVEREHVVSVQALSKTPVLAAEDQPYVLLASKADEEEAVRLLTQGQGVILREGWEIIPVENILAQSEHLAVEAASLERARLAAGILERGVETVVVLPQAAGDLKTIVRELKLSQGIMELETATITAVTSAGLGHRVCVDTMSLLKSGQGMLVGNSSAFTFLINAETESNPYVAPRPFRINAGAVHAYTAMPGDRTTYLDELKTGTEVLIVGADGSTTLATVGRCKVEIRPMLLIEAECNGKKGTLFLQNAETIRMVRADGRPVSVVDLKIGDQVLCRTDQAGRHFGMRITEEIKE from the coding sequence ATGAAAAAAGTACTCTTTTCCGGCGTCCCCTTTGACAAGGGCGAAATCACCCTGGCCCTGGAATCCGGCGTGGACGCGGTCATCGTGGAGCGCGAGCACGTCGTCTCGGTCCAAGCATTGAGCAAGACCCCGGTCCTGGCCGCCGAAGACCAGCCCTATGTCCTCCTGGCCTCCAAGGCCGACGAGGAAGAGGCCGTGCGTCTCCTGACCCAGGGCCAGGGCGTCATCTTAAGGGAAGGCTGGGAAATCATCCCTGTGGAAAACATCCTGGCCCAATCCGAGCATCTGGCCGTGGAGGCCGCAAGCCTGGAACGGGCGCGGCTGGCCGCTGGCATTCTGGAACGCGGGGTCGAAACCGTGGTCGTCCTGCCCCAGGCCGCCGGGGATCTTAAAACCATTGTCCGCGAACTCAAACTGAGCCAGGGAATCATGGAACTTGAAACCGCGACGATCACCGCCGTCACTTCCGCTGGGCTCGGACACCGCGTCTGCGTGGACACCATGAGCCTCCTTAAATCCGGTCAGGGCATGCTGGTCGGCAATTCCAGCGCCTTCACCTTCCTCATCAACGCCGAGACCGAATCCAACCCCTACGTGGCCCCCCGCCCGTTCCGCATCAATGCCGGAGCCGTGCACGCCTACACGGCCATGCCCGGAGACAGGACCACGTACCTCGATGAACTCAAAACCGGAACAGAGGTGCTCATCGTCGGCGCCGACGGCTCGACCACCCTGGCCACGGTCGGCCGCTGCAAGGTCGAGATCCGGCCCATGCTGCTCATCGAAGCCGAATGCAATGGCAAAAAGGGCACCCTCTTCCTGCAGAATGCCGAGACCATCCGCATGGTGCGGGCCGACGGCCGCCCGGTCAGCGTGGTCGACCTCAAGATCGGGGACCAGGTGCTGTGTCGCACGGATCAGGCCGGACGGCATTTCGGCATGCGCATCACCGAGGAGATCAAGGAATGA
- the pheA gene encoding prephenate dehydratase has protein sequence MNSSTQRLTEIREQIDALDEKLLDLLNKRAGLSREVGHIKSDSLDIVFKPFREKEVLNRLNALSPGILPEDHLRAIYREILSSSRRLQQPQTVAYLGPEGTFTHLAGLEYLGRSMDFTPCPTLHDVFLTVASRKADLGVIPLENSLQGSVGQSLDLFLQYNVYIHAELFSRISHALLAVNADLSSVRTVYSHPQALAQCSGWLRTNVPQASVIPTESTAAAAAQAEREGDGSAAIGHPRLVERYGLKAVALDIQDLPDNWTRFLVIGPTPTVGSSRDKTSLLFTTPDRPGALAAILNLLADQGLNLTKLESRPLKGEKWKYVFFMDVECDLSQEQYENTMNNLTSLCHTMRVLGSYPTGPHLYGAGMVQEQT, from the coding sequence ATGAACTCCTCCACGCAGCGCCTGACTGAGATCCGCGAGCAGATCGACGCGCTGGACGAAAAGCTTCTCGACCTGCTGAACAAACGCGCGGGCCTCAGCCGCGAGGTCGGCCATATCAAGTCCGACTCCCTGGACATCGTCTTCAAGCCCTTCCGCGAAAAGGAAGTCTTGAACCGTTTGAACGCCTTGAGTCCCGGCATCCTGCCCGAAGACCATCTGCGCGCCATCTACCGCGAGATCCTATCCTCCTCGCGCCGTTTGCAGCAGCCTCAGACCGTGGCCTACCTCGGACCCGAGGGCACCTTCACGCATCTGGCGGGCCTTGAGTATCTGGGCCGCTCCATGGACTTCACCCCCTGCCCGACCCTGCACGACGTCTTTTTGACCGTGGCCTCGCGCAAGGCCGATCTTGGCGTCATCCCGCTCGAAAACTCCCTGCAGGGCAGCGTCGGCCAGAGCCTGGACCTCTTCCTGCAATACAATGTCTATATCCACGCCGAGCTTTTCAGCCGCATCAGCCATGCGCTGCTCGCCGTGAACGCCGATCTGTCCTCCGTGCGCACGGTCTATTCCCATCCCCAGGCCCTGGCCCAGTGCTCCGGATGGCTGCGCACCAACGTGCCCCAGGCCTCCGTCATCCCCACCGAGAGCACGGCTGCAGCCGCGGCCCAGGCCGAGCGCGAGGGCGACGGCTCCGCCGCCATCGGGCATCCGAGACTGGTGGAACGCTATGGCCTGAAAGCCGTGGCGCTGGACATCCAGGACCTGCCGGACAACTGGACCCGCTTCCTGGTCATCGGCCCCACGCCGACGGTCGGCAGCAGCCGCGACAAGACCTCCCTCCTGTTCACCACCCCGGACCGGCCCGGTGCCCTGGCCGCCATCCTGAACCTGCTGGCCGATCAGGGGCTGAACCTGACCAAACTGGAGTCGCGGCCCCTCAAGGGCGAAAAATGGAAATACGTCTTCTTCATGGACGTGGAATGCGACCTGTCCCAAGAACAGTATGAAAACACCATGAACAACCTGACCAGCCTCTGCCACACCATGCGCGTGCTCGGCAGCTATCCAACGGGCCCGCACCTCTACGGCGCGGGCATGGTCCAGGAGCAGACATGA
- the aroA gene encoding 3-phosphoshikimate 1-carboxyvinyltransferase, whose protein sequence is MKPVIDITAPSSKSLSHRALICAALAEGESLLEGVLDSQDLTRTAECLRLLGALIEPQGGKLFMRGIGGKAGTSTPDPISMNVGESGTTCRLMAGVVTAIPGIYRIHGEGRIHDRPVAHLTEALIQQGVRITFEEKSGYPPLVMSSPGLCGGEVTINLEQSSQYLSGLLLAAPLASGTTTIRLIGTSVASWPYVALTLDTMARFGVPVILERRILDDWQPCTHAEASGIPPTDIRLIVHPAPYRAGAMRVEGDWSNASYFLAAGAVGTAPVRISGLSRHSAQGDRFMLEILARMGASVEWQDDAVTVFPSALRGTQVDMNACPDIVPTVAAMAAFATGETVISGAAHLALKECDRIQGPVTELSKAGVNIEARPDGMVIRGNGGLLPRSVAMSTYGDHRMAMSFSLLELGGITVNLDNPSCVAKSFPGFWDVWAKIRLGNGLGAAHES, encoded by the coding sequence ATGAAACCCGTCATCGACATCACCGCGCCCTCGTCCAAATCCCTGTCCCACCGCGCGCTGATCTGCGCGGCCCTGGCCGAAGGCGAGTCGCTCCTCGAAGGCGTGCTCGACAGCCAGGACCTGACCCGCACCGCCGAGTGCCTGCGCCTTCTGGGCGCGCTCATTGAGCCTCAAGGCGGCAAGCTCTTTATGCGCGGTATCGGCGGGAAGGCTGGGACGAGCACACCCGACCCCATTTCCATGAACGTCGGCGAATCCGGCACCACCTGCCGGCTCATGGCCGGCGTGGTCACGGCCATCCCCGGCATCTACCGCATCCATGGCGAGGGCCGCATCCACGACCGCCCGGTCGCGCATCTGACCGAAGCCCTGATCCAGCAGGGCGTGCGCATCACTTTCGAGGAAAAAAGCGGCTACCCGCCCCTGGTCATGTCCAGCCCGGGACTTTGCGGCGGCGAGGTGACCATCAACCTGGAGCAGAGCAGCCAGTACCTTTCGGGCCTGCTTCTGGCTGCGCCCCTGGCCAGCGGGACGACGACCATCCGGCTGATCGGCACGAGCGTGGCCTCCTGGCCCTATGTCGCGCTGACGCTCGACACCATGGCCCGATTCGGCGTGCCCGTAATCCTGGAGCGCAGAATCCTGGACGATTGGCAGCCCTGCACCCATGCAGAGGCATCGGGGATTCCCCCCACGGACATCCGGCTCATCGTCCACCCTGCCCCCTACCGGGCCGGGGCCATGCGCGTCGAGGGCGACTGGTCCAACGCCTCTTACTTTCTGGCCGCAGGGGCCGTGGGCACGGCTCCGGTCCGCATTTCCGGGCTCAGCAGACATTCCGCCCAGGGCGACCGCTTCATGCTCGAAATCCTGGCCCGTATGGGCGCGTCCGTCGAATGGCAGGATGACGCGGTCACGGTTTTTCCGTCCGCGCTGCGCGGCACGCAGGTCGACATGAACGCCTGTCCGGACATCGTGCCCACGGTGGCGGCCATGGCCGCCTTCGCCACCGGCGAGACAGTCATTTCCGGAGCCGCGCACCTGGCCCTGAAGGAATGCGACCGCATCCAGGGGCCGGTCACGGAACTGTCCAAGGCCGGGGTAAATATCGAGGCAAGGCCCGACGGCATGGTCATTCGCGGCAACGGCGGGCTCCTGCCGCGCAGCGTTGCCATGTCTACCTACGGCGACCACCGCATGGCCATGAGCTTCTCCCTGCTGGAACTGGGGGGCATAACCGTAAATCTCGACAACCCCTCCTGCGTGGCCAAATCCTTTCCGGGATTCTGGGACGTATGGGCCAAAATCCGCCTTGGCAACGGCCTGGGAGCAGCGCATGAGTCTTAG
- a CDS encoding TolC family protein, whose product MREAVEIGLKSNPSILAAREALSASDYAVKSAKAAFGPALSTQYGYTRLDERPQSLGFTAGTLDNWELVFNVHQPLFTGFNLLTTHEKTILQKEQAASQIDNVELQLIVAIQDTFLRLLQARENVRSAEDSLVRLRSQLKVSTAFYEVGLRPKLDMLQAEVDVANAEQLMLSAKNNEATLNAQLNTLLGKGVEADVEYVGELRYFPMPLTLEECLARAGQHRPDLRIARQSVMVAEKDKVLAAVPYYPQVGADFNYIREGEDPLVHGGDYHTPSQWNAQVGMKWTFFEWGKTYYGEKQAEKNVSRLGQEYLNLENDAAFEVKKSFLQIETAEKRISAARQGLIAAKESYRMAVARYEAQVGTNTDVLDAQAKQTLSEASLHEALSDYERSVAELYGAMGQRNPELLAQ is encoded by the coding sequence ATGCGTGAGGCCGTGGAGATCGGGCTCAAGTCGAATCCTTCAATTCTGGCCGCCCGGGAAGCGCTTTCTGCGTCGGACTATGCCGTCAAGTCGGCCAAGGCCGCCTTTGGGCCAGCCCTGAGCACCCAGTATGGCTATACCCGGCTCGATGAGCGGCCGCAGTCCCTTGGGTTCACCGCAGGCACGCTTGATAACTGGGAGCTTGTCTTCAACGTGCATCAGCCGCTGTTCACGGGTTTCAACCTGCTGACGACGCATGAAAAAACCATTTTACAGAAGGAGCAGGCCGCATCGCAGATCGACAATGTCGAGCTGCAGCTGATCGTTGCCATTCAGGACACGTTTTTGCGCTTGTTGCAGGCTCGGGAGAATGTCCGCTCTGCCGAGGATTCTCTTGTCCGTCTGCGGTCGCAGTTGAAGGTGAGCACCGCTTTTTACGAGGTTGGCCTGCGTCCCAAGCTCGATATGCTGCAGGCCGAGGTCGATGTGGCCAATGCCGAGCAGCTCATGCTGTCCGCGAAAAACAATGAAGCGACGTTGAACGCGCAGCTCAACACCCTGCTTGGCAAGGGCGTGGAAGCGGATGTGGAGTATGTCGGGGAGTTGCGATATTTTCCCATGCCGCTAACCCTTGAAGAATGTCTGGCGCGCGCCGGGCAGCACCGTCCGGATCTGCGCATTGCCCGGCAGTCCGTCATGGTGGCCGAAAAGGACAAGGTGCTGGCTGCGGTGCCGTATTACCCGCAGGTCGGCGCGGATTTCAACTATATCCGGGAAGGAGAGGATCCCCTGGTGCACGGTGGAGACTATCATACGCCCAGCCAGTGGAACGCGCAGGTTGGAATGAAGTGGACTTTTTTCGAATGGGGAAAGACCTACTACGGGGAAAAGCAGGCGGAAAAAAATGTGAGCCGGCTGGGTCAGGAATATCTGAATCTTGAGAACGACGCCGCATTTGAGGTCAAGAAGAGCTTTCTGCAGATTGAAACCGCCGAAAAACGCATCTCTGCCGCCAGGCAGGGGCTGATTGCCGCCAAGGAGAGCTATCGCATGGCTGTGGCCAGATACGAGGCCCAGGTGGGCACCAATACGGACGTGCTCGACGCCCAGGCCAAACAGACGCTCAGTGAAGCCAGTCTGCACGAGGCGCTATCGGACTATGAGCGGTCCGTGGCTGAGCTCTACGGGGCCATGGGCCAAAGAAATCCGGAACTTCTGGCGCAGTGA